In Streptococcus parasuis, the following proteins share a genomic window:
- the parE gene encoding DNA topoisomerase IV subunit B: protein MAKKEIDINNYNDDAIQVLEGLDAVRKRPGMYIGSTDGNGLHHMVWEIVDNAVDEALSGFGNRIEVTIHKDGSLSVTDCGRGMPVGMHATGKPTVEVIFTVLHAGGKFGQGGYKTSGGLHGVGSSVVNALSSWLEVEITRDGAVYKQRFEQGGKPVTTLKKIGSAPKSKTGTKVTFMPDDTIFSTIDFKFNTIAERLKESAFLLKQVTMTLKDERTGEQEEYHYENGVQDFVSYLNEDKETLTPVLYFEGEESGFQVQVAMQYNDGYSDNILSFVNNVRTKDGGTHETGLKLAITKAMNDYARKTNLLKEKDKNLEGSDYREGLSAVLSVLVPEEHLQFEGQTKDKLGSPLARPIVDGIVSEKLTFFLLENGELASNLVRKAIKARDAREAARKARDESRNGKKNKKDKGLLSGKLTPAQSKNPAKNELYLVEGDSAGGSAKQGRDRKFQAILPLRGKVINTAKAKMADILKNEEINTMIYTIGAGVGSDFTLEDVNYDKIIIMTDADTDGAHIQTLLLTFFYRYMRPLVEAGRVYIALPPLYKMSKGKGKTEKIAYAWSDGELEDLRKDFGKGSTLQRYKGLGEMNADQLWETTMNPETRTLIRVTIEDLARAERRVSVLMGDKVEPRRKWIEDNVTFTLEEATVFTK from the coding sequence TTGGCTAAGAAAGAGATTGATATTAATAATTATAACGATGATGCCATTCAGGTCTTGGAAGGGTTAGATGCTGTTCGTAAACGTCCCGGCATGTATATCGGATCAACAGACGGCAACGGTCTACACCATATGGTTTGGGAGATTGTCGATAATGCGGTAGATGAAGCATTGTCTGGATTCGGGAATAGAATTGAAGTAACGATTCATAAAGATGGGAGTTTATCCGTAACAGACTGTGGTCGCGGTATGCCAGTTGGTATGCATGCTACAGGCAAGCCAACAGTTGAAGTCATCTTCACCGTTCTCCATGCAGGTGGTAAGTTTGGCCAAGGTGGGTATAAAACGTCAGGTGGTCTGCATGGGGTTGGTTCTTCGGTGGTTAATGCCCTATCTAGTTGGTTAGAAGTGGAAATTACCCGTGATGGTGCAGTTTATAAACAACGCTTTGAGCAGGGAGGTAAGCCTGTTACTACCTTGAAAAAAATTGGTAGTGCACCAAAATCAAAAACAGGTACCAAAGTTACCTTTATGCCTGACGATACCATTTTCTCAACAATTGATTTTAAATTTAATACCATTGCAGAGCGGTTGAAGGAATCTGCCTTCTTGCTCAAGCAAGTGACGATGACCTTGAAAGATGAGCGAACTGGTGAACAAGAAGAGTATCACTACGAAAATGGTGTTCAGGATTTTGTATCTTATTTAAATGAAGACAAGGAAACTCTGACACCAGTCCTCTATTTTGAAGGTGAAGAATCTGGTTTTCAAGTACAAGTAGCCATGCAGTACAATGATGGCTATTCAGATAACATACTCTCATTTGTAAACAATGTTCGTACCAAGGATGGTGGTACTCATGAGACAGGATTGAAACTTGCTATTACCAAGGCTATGAACGACTATGCCCGCAAGACCAACTTGCTCAAGGAAAAGGACAAGAACTTGGAAGGCTCTGACTACCGTGAAGGCTTGTCAGCTGTCTTGTCAGTTCTCGTTCCGGAAGAACATCTTCAATTTGAAGGTCAAACTAAAGATAAACTTGGAAGCCCACTTGCCCGTCCGATTGTAGATGGAATCGTTTCAGAGAAATTAACGTTCTTCCTTTTGGAAAATGGGGAATTAGCTTCAAATCTAGTTCGTAAAGCCATTAAGGCGCGTGACGCGCGTGAAGCGGCACGTAAAGCCCGAGACGAATCCCGAAACGGTAAGAAAAACAAGAAGGATAAGGGGCTTCTGTCAGGTAAGCTAACTCCAGCCCAGTCTAAAAATCCAGCCAAAAACGAACTCTATCTGGTCGAGGGAGATTCAGCCGGAGGCTCTGCCAAACAAGGCCGTGACCGCAAGTTCCAAGCCATTTTACCTTTGCGCGGTAAGGTTATCAACACAGCCAAGGCAAAAATGGCGGACATCCTCAAAAACGAAGAAATCAACACCATGATTTATACAATTGGTGCAGGTGTTGGATCAGACTTTACGCTGGAAGATGTCAACTATGACAAGATTATTATCATGACCGATGCGGATACAGATGGTGCCCATATTCAGACGCTATTGTTAACATTCTTTTATCGCTATATGAGACCCTTAGTAGAAGCAGGGCGAGTTTATATTGCATTGCCTCCTTTATATAAGATGTCTAAAGGAAAAGGGAAGACAGAAAAGATTGCCTACGCTTGGTCTGATGGAGAGCTAGAAGATCTCCGCAAGGATTTTGGCAAAGGCTCAACCCTCCAACGCTATAAAGGTCTTGGTGAAATGAATGCTGATCAGCTCTGGGAAACGACCATGAACCCTGAGACTAGAACCCTGATTCGTGTGACGATTGAAGATTTGGCGCGTGCGGAACGCCGTGTATCTGTCCTTATGGGGGACAAGGTCGAGCCACGCCGTAAGTGGATAGAGGATAATGTAACATTTACTTTGGAAGAAGCAACTGTATTTACCAAATAA
- a CDS encoding SDR family NAD(P)-dependent oxidoreductase, with the protein MKRNVLITGASSGIGKAIAYAFAENGDNLVITGRRFDKLEEIKKDIEKQYQVHVSIYSFDITNMEQTIINCQKIIEEVGQIHILVNNAGLALGLDKFQDYDLTDMMTMIDTNIKGLLTVTRQLLPQMVSYNEGHIINIGSTAGIYAYAGAAVYAATKSAVKVLSDGIRIDTIEKNIKVTTLQPGIVETDFSQVRFHGDKERAATVYQGIDALQASDIAQCTLFVANQPAHVQISDMTIMATKQATGFTIHRE; encoded by the coding sequence ATGAAACGAAATGTATTGATTACAGGTGCAAGTAGCGGAATCGGTAAAGCAATTGCTTACGCCTTTGCAGAAAATGGTGATAATCTCGTTATTACGGGTCGTAGATTTGACAAACTAGAAGAAATTAAAAAAGATATTGAAAAGCAATACCAAGTTCACGTATCCATTTATTCATTTGATATTACGAATATGGAGCAAACAATCATAAATTGTCAAAAAATCATAGAAGAAGTTGGACAAATTCATATTTTGGTAAACAATGCTGGCCTGGCTTTGGGGTTAGACAAATTTCAAGATTATGATTTGACAGATATGATGACGATGATTGATACCAACATTAAAGGCCTTTTAACCGTCACTCGACAATTATTGCCACAGATGGTTAGCTACAATGAAGGCCATATTATCAATATTGGATCAACGGCCGGTATTTACGCTTATGCAGGAGCTGCTGTCTACGCTGCAACCAAATCTGCTGTTAAGGTGCTTTCGGACGGTATTCGTATTGATACGATTGAAAAAAATATCAAGGTAACTACCTTACAACCAGGTATTGTTGAGACTGATTTTAGTCAAGTTCGTTTTCATGGAGATAAGGAGAGAGCAGCGACAGTTTATCAAGGGATTGATGCTTTGCAAGCTAGCGATATTGCACAATGTACTCTTTTCGTTGCAAATCAACCTGCACACGTTCAGATTTCTGATATGACTATTATGGCAACCAAACAGGCAACTGGATTTACTATTCATAGAGAATAG
- a CDS encoding DUF6287 domain-containing protein has product MSKRILCIILGMITVFLLPACYASKTSTTSSNTASSTSQSSSTSTSSTSQKGILPILMDIDALMQGNYDSILGTWQNAQGDSLIFNSKGLVTEDRALLGRGKIMDGVFETGYVDAKIGDVTLLMVPGGTQLSATYQTTGTDTSDSTRDRMIVISPASADSMEVYYRLSQSADSGIDPLKNTETGVQLESGPKTIEYANAILGENNWQVIEGNYTRTESIPYNTIEGDDDSLYTIYQNGVIVNADYQIVYQP; this is encoded by the coding sequence ATGTCAAAGAGAATTTTATGTATTATTCTGGGTATGATTACAGTTTTTCTACTTCCAGCTTGTTATGCCAGTAAGACGTCTACGACATCGTCAAACACTGCTTCATCAACAAGTCAATCCTCAAGCACGAGTACCTCATCTACCAGTCAGAAAGGCATTCTTCCAATTTTAATGGATATAGATGCTTTGATGCAGGGAAATTACGACAGTATTCTTGGTACTTGGCAGAATGCCCAAGGAGATTCCTTGATATTTAATAGCAAGGGCTTGGTCACAGAGGATCGTGCTTTGCTTGGACGCGGAAAAATTATGGATGGGGTATTTGAAACAGGCTATGTAGATGCAAAAATTGGAGATGTAACATTACTGATGGTTCCGGGAGGAACTCAATTGAGTGCAACCTACCAAACAACTGGTACAGATACATCTGACTCCACACGTGATAGAATGATAGTGATTAGCCCGGCTTCCGCAGATTCAATGGAAGTCTATTATCGTCTATCTCAATCAGCTGATAGTGGTATTGACCCTCTAAAAAACACTGAAACAGGTGTTCAGCTGGAAAGTGGTCCTAAAACAATTGAATACGCAAACGCTATTTTAGGTGAGAATAATTGGCAGGTCATTGAAGGAAATTATACTCGTACAGAATCTATCCCTTATAACACTATAGAAGGGGATGACGACAGTCTATATACTATTTATCAAAACGGTGTAATTGTCAATGCTGACTATCAAATTGTCTACCAACCATAA
- the plsY gene encoding glycerol-3-phosphate 1-O-acyltransferase PlsY yields MLKIVLLFITAYLLGSIPSGLWIGQAFFNINIRDHGSGNTGTTNTFRILGPKAGTVVFIVDFLKGTLAALLPILFHVQDISPIVFGLLAVLGHTFPIFAQFKGGKAVATSAGMLLGVAPAFCLYLVIIFAVSLYLTSMVSFSSVFSAGLAILGVLVFPAFDFLFIEYDWLFTLIIVFLGLFVIIRHKENIKRFLRKEENLVPFGLNLTKQKKK; encoded by the coding sequence ATGTTAAAGATTGTATTACTATTCATTACTGCCTACTTATTAGGCTCAATACCTTCTGGTCTTTGGATTGGTCAAGCGTTTTTTAATATCAATATTCGTGACCATGGATCTGGCAATACGGGAACAACTAATACATTTCGGATTCTGGGACCAAAAGCAGGGACAGTTGTATTTATTGTTGATTTCTTAAAAGGAACCTTAGCAGCCCTTTTACCTATTCTCTTCCATGTGCAAGACATTTCACCAATCGTTTTCGGTCTTCTAGCTGTTCTAGGACATACCTTCCCAATTTTTGCTCAATTTAAGGGTGGGAAGGCTGTTGCTACGTCTGCAGGAATGCTTTTGGGAGTTGCACCTGCATTTTGCCTTTATCTAGTAATCATTTTCGCAGTATCCCTTTATTTGACGTCTATGGTCTCTTTCTCCAGTGTCTTTTCAGCCGGCTTAGCCATTTTGGGAGTCTTAGTGTTTCCAGCGTTTGACTTCCTATTTATTGAATATGATTGGTTATTTACACTGATTATTGTCTTTCTCGGACTCTTTGTGATTATCCGTCATAAAGAAAATATCAAACGATTTCTTCGCAAAGAAGAAAATTTGGTTCCCTTTGGATTGAACCTAACGAAACAAAAGAAAAAATAG
- a CDS encoding HIRAN domain-containing protein, giving the protein MSFASFGPTRNVQDFHLAAFAYYDGLDVIDQLKPGTPVELVGEPSNPHDSEAVAIFYQGTKLGYIPSDKNSLISRLIYFGHGEILEARIQMSNTENHPDRQFRVVVKLKDNRRK; this is encoded by the coding sequence ATGTCATTTGCTTCATTTGGACCAACCCGCAATGTTCAAGATTTTCATTTAGCTGCATTTGCATATTATGACGGATTGGATGTCATCGATCAACTAAAACCAGGAACGCCAGTAGAACTAGTAGGAGAGCCCTCTAATCCACATGATTCAGAAGCGGTAGCTATCTTTTATCAAGGAACAAAATTAGGCTACATCCCTTCTGATAAGAATTCTCTAATTAGCCGATTGATTTACTTTGGACATGGAGAAATTCTTGAGGCTCGTATTCAAATGTCTAACACAGAGAACCATCCAGATCGCCAATTTCGCGTAGTTGTGAAATTAAAAGACAATCGTCGGAAATAA
- a CDS encoding starch-binding protein encodes MAYQSQSKRKLSKLVKKGVSISLILSMFAGIEQAFAITSVNGETIVASSNQQVSMKDGTILHAWCWSFNAIKENMAAIKEAGYTSVQTSPINAVVVGNGGDKKFTEQWYYHYQPTAYTIGNYQLGTEAEFIEMNRVAEQYGIKIIVDAVLNHTTSDYKKVSSEITSITKWNRGNNEIENWKSRWEVTQKSLLGLWEWNTQNPEVQQYLLKFLKNAVADGADGFRYDAAKHIELPGEYPNEFGSNFWNVILNNGTEFQYGEVLQDNISRDADYANLMSITASQYGHSIRDMLRNRNVHAGNLGNYQAGVDPSKLVLWVESHDTYANGKTDSESESAWMSDEDLKLGWAMITARAKGTPLFFSRPVGGGNGVRFPEQSKMGDAGSNLYKDPTIVAVNKFHNAMVGQSEYIRNPNGDTTVAMIERGTQGAVIANLSDSEKSLNTETKLANGTYKDQISGKTYTVSNGRLSGSIARRSVLVLTNGESFDNLASLSVQGYQEGSHTFLTDTLNLTLQTSNTSEATYSVNNGAPIKFENGKVITIGSQVQFGETVTVTLSAKNSKGQTVQSVYRFTKEDPNANTTIYFDNPENWNQVYAYMYSGTDTVLLNKWPGTAMSKDSATGYYTITVPNSFISKGAKVLFTNNQGAQYPQNVGFEVNSNGLYSRDGFVKVVEKQITVPAVLGLKGQTTTEITITDAIELILQASHVTDATYQMNDGDAVSFNDGDKLTLGQDLKNGESLRLTLSAKDSAGELVTKVYSITKKVEEPATQTTIRFENPDKWTDVFVYMYNAKGEKLLGAWPGTKMEKDGTGLFAVTLPTSYETDGVKVLFSNNKGAQYPQSIGFEFKSGGTYSKDGLVAEQPSSEFKEESEELPIPFETQYVDNPELEKGQKVTRLEGQDGVKTITYRSEYIGSQLVSKTKISETVSKEPVTQVVEVGTKVPNIEQQIANRVYFNNSQGWSKVYAYVYDNKGVPLVGNWPGKEMSQDEYGYYIELGEEFAGGKVIFNNPDTKVQFPAQNKPGYDLELGQVYEIDGSHRAVLPEPVAEGFTRITFENPGGWSAANVYAYYGNPIQMPLGAWPGQAMLKDSKGHFYIDLPEEYANSNVKILFNKPNSTIQFPVSVGFDFKVDGHYTKDGLK; translated from the coding sequence ATGGCTTATCAAAGTCAGAGTAAGAGAAAACTATCCAAATTGGTAAAAAAAGGGGTTAGTATTTCCCTGATTTTATCCATGTTTGCTGGAATTGAACAGGCATTCGCAATCACTTCAGTAAATGGTGAAACAATCGTTGCCAGCTCCAACCAGCAGGTTTCAATGAAAGATGGGACTATTTTGCATGCTTGGTGTTGGTCGTTTAATGCTATCAAAGAAAATATGGCAGCCATTAAAGAAGCAGGCTATACAAGTGTTCAAACATCCCCAATTAATGCTGTAGTTGTTGGGAATGGAGGAGATAAGAAATTTACAGAGCAATGGTATTATCATTATCAACCAACCGCCTATACGATTGGTAACTATCAGCTTGGTACTGAAGCTGAATTTATCGAGATGAATCGTGTCGCAGAGCAGTATGGCATTAAAATCATAGTTGATGCAGTACTGAATCATACTACTTCTGATTATAAAAAGGTCTCTTCAGAAATTACATCCATTACAAAATGGAATCGTGGAAATAATGAAATTGAAAACTGGAAGAGTCGTTGGGAAGTAACTCAAAAGTCTCTGCTTGGGCTCTGGGAATGGAATACACAAAATCCAGAAGTACAACAGTATTTGTTGAAATTCTTAAAAAATGCAGTTGCTGATGGGGCTGATGGTTTCCGTTATGATGCTGCAAAACATATCGAATTACCAGGAGAATATCCAAACGAATTTGGTAGTAATTTCTGGAATGTTATATTAAATAATGGTACTGAGTTCCAATATGGTGAAGTGTTACAAGACAATATTTCACGCGATGCAGATTATGCGAACTTGATGAGCATTACTGCATCCCAATATGGACACTCTATCCGAGACATGCTCCGCAATCGAAATGTCCATGCTGGAAATCTTGGCAACTACCAAGCAGGAGTAGATCCATCTAAACTCGTACTTTGGGTCGAATCTCACGATACATATGCAAACGGAAAAACGGATAGTGAATCCGAATCAGCTTGGATGAGCGATGAAGATTTGAAACTAGGCTGGGCAATGATTACTGCACGCGCCAAAGGTACACCTCTATTCTTCTCACGTCCAGTTGGTGGCGGTAATGGTGTCCGTTTCCCTGAACAATCTAAAATGGGTGATGCGGGTAGCAATCTTTATAAAGACCCTACGATTGTAGCAGTAAACAAATTCCATAATGCCATGGTTGGTCAATCAGAATATATTCGGAACCCGAATGGTGATACAACCGTTGCCATGATTGAACGAGGCACTCAAGGCGCAGTAATTGCAAACCTTTCCGACAGTGAGAAAAGCTTAAATACTGAGACAAAATTGGCGAATGGAACCTATAAAGACCAAATTTCTGGTAAAACCTACACTGTTTCGAACGGACGATTAAGTGGTTCCATTGCGAGACGATCAGTATTAGTATTAACAAATGGTGAAAGTTTTGATAATCTAGCATCCTTGTCAGTTCAAGGATATCAAGAAGGCAGCCATACTTTCTTGACAGATACATTAAATCTTACATTACAAACTTCTAATACGAGTGAGGCTACCTATTCTGTCAATAATGGCGCTCCAATTAAATTTGAAAATGGAAAAGTCATTACAATCGGAAGTCAAGTGCAATTTGGTGAAACAGTAACGGTTACATTATCGGCTAAAAACTCTAAAGGTCAGACAGTTCAATCCGTTTATCGCTTTACAAAAGAGGATCCGAATGCCAATACAACCATCTATTTTGACAATCCTGAAAATTGGAATCAAGTATATGCCTATATGTATAGCGGTACAGATACCGTTCTCCTGAACAAATGGCCTGGAACTGCTATGAGTAAAGATAGTGCAACGGGCTATTACACTATTACTGTTCCAAATTCATTTATCAGCAAAGGTGCTAAGGTATTGTTCACTAACAATCAAGGTGCTCAGTATCCTCAGAATGTGGGATTTGAAGTAAATTCAAATGGTCTATATTCTCGTGATGGCTTTGTAAAAGTTGTCGAGAAACAAATTACAGTACCTGCAGTGCTTGGATTAAAAGGTCAAACAACAACTGAGATTACTATTACAGATGCTATTGAGTTGATTTTACAAGCTAGTCACGTAACGGATGCGACCTATCAGATGAATGATGGTGATGCAGTTTCCTTTAATGATGGGGACAAATTGACACTAGGACAAGATCTGAAAAATGGTGAATCGTTGAGATTGACGCTATCAGCAAAAGATTCAGCTGGTGAATTAGTGACGAAAGTATATTCTATCACGAAGAAAGTAGAAGAACCAGCCACCCAAACAACTATTCGCTTTGAAAATCCAGATAAATGGACAGATGTCTTTGTTTATATGTATAATGCCAAAGGTGAAAAATTGTTAGGCGCATGGCCAGGAACTAAGATGGAAAAAGATGGTACAGGTCTTTTCGCCGTCACTCTTCCAACATCATACGAGACTGATGGCGTAAAAGTACTCTTTTCTAACAACAAAGGAGCGCAGTATCCACAATCCATTGGTTTTGAATTTAAATCAGGCGGAACATATTCTAAAGATGGTTTAGTTGCCGAACAACCTTCTAGCGAGTTCAAAGAAGAAAGTGAAGAGCTTCCAATCCCATTTGAAACACAGTATGTAGACAATCCTGAACTTGAAAAAGGACAGAAAGTAACTCGCCTTGAAGGTCAAGACGGAGTGAAGACAATAACTTACCGTTCAGAGTACATTGGTAGTCAACTTGTCTCTAAGACAAAGATCAGTGAAACTGTTAGCAAAGAACCGGTTACACAAGTGGTTGAAGTCGGTACAAAAGTCCCAAACATTGAGCAACAAATTGCCAACCGTGTTTACTTCAACAACTCACAAGGTTGGTCTAAGGTCTACGCCTATGTTTATGATAATAAAGGTGTACCACTCGTTGGAAATTGGCCAGGTAAAGAAATGAGTCAAGATGAGTACGGATATTATATTGAGCTTGGTGAAGAATTTGCAGGTGGTAAAGTAATTTTCAATAATCCTGATACGAAAGTTCAATTCCCAGCACAAAATAAACCTGGCTATGATTTGGAACTTGGACAAGTCTATGAAATAGACGGTAGCCATAGAGCCGTTTTACCAGAACCAGTTGCCGAAGGCTTTACTCGTATTACCTTCGAAAATCCTGGTGGATGGAGTGCTGCAAATGTCTATGCCTATTATGGTAATCCAATTCAAATGCCTTTGGGAGCTTGGCCTGGTCAAGCTATGCTGAAAGATAGCAAAGGACATTTCTATATCGATTTACCAGAAGAATATGCAAATTCTAATGTAAAAATATTATTTAATAAACCAAATTCTACTATTCAATTCCCAGTCTCAGTTGGTTTTGATTTTAAAGTAGATGGCCATTATACCAAAGATGGTCTAAAATAA